CACTGGTGATAATAAATTTCCCCCTATGATAAGCAGACAGAAAACATATAAAGAGGACAGCAATGCAGTATATCAGTTCCTTCTAATATTAATTACTCTAGGACGCCCAAAAAAGTAGATAAATGGTATGACAATTGACTAAGTCATACACATTATAAAATGGGGAAAAATTAGTGATTTCCTATTAATTAGTGATATCGCGCATTTAAGTTATTTCTTACTTTTTGCCATGGTATTACCAAAACAGGTAAACGCAATCAATGTTATATTCTACCAGCTTAATAAAGTTGATTTGCTCTAGTGGGCTTAGTGAATATGcctgaaaaagaaaagaagggtGAAAATCAAAAGCTAGTGAAACAACACAGCTGCCAAGTCCAGCATTGAACAAATCGACTTCAACAAAGTTTCTCTCAGAGAGATCTATCAATTGAAGACTTTGATGGCTCTCTCGGGTGAATATGACAAAGCTCCAAATCTCACATGGTCTACTCTATCTCTAGAGTCTAGGGGTTTTTTTTCCATTGCTCATCATGCAATAAATGGATACACAACTTCAATACCACCTATGACATTACATTACACCCAGCCTTTGCAGCACTCTTGAAGAACAGATATTCACTGAAACATGGGAAGAACCATAGATCCATCATTAACCacctttataataatatataacaaGCTAATCTTGTTTAATTCAGAAAAAGCTTTATTTAAGTACTCCAAAACTAAAGATATGGTTATGATTTTACTAGCTCAAAAGCAGATTTCTCCAAAGTTTTTTCCAATTCTATGATCAAAGATGAGCAGCCTTACAGGAGGTGACaaggttaaaaaaaattgtatgacaGTTAACTGATTAATTCAAAGTTAATTCTACTTTTATCTATCATTCCCTGTATTATTATAGTTCATTATATTGAAGACAATAATAAGAGGAAATAGTGGCTCTTTTTGTAAGACCTTGCTGCACTAGTCACTTCTATTTAGTTGATCACGAGTTGTTGCATAGAAACCTGAACTATTACAAATTATGGTatcatttaaaaagtaaaaaataagaGGACAGCAgcaaagatttttaaaaatgccATATATTTAAGTAGTGGATCACTGACTTACAGTGGAGGAAGTAAAATACGTCAGCAGAACCTAATATTTGGCACCATCAAGCTTGAATTCAGTTACATCAGTTTTTCCGCGTCTCCGTTAGCTGTGTCCAAAACAATCTCAGCCAATTGAATGTTACCACTCAAACTAGACGTCTTGTAAGATGGCATAAATGAGAACCCATCAAGAAGCTTAACACACTTCAGGCCCCATTTCACCATTAAGAATCCAATTAGGTGATGCCCGCTACACATGGTTCAAATCAATTAGAGGAAACATCTACCCCAGAAGTTGGATCATCTATACATCTGAATGAGCTAAGTACACAAGAAAAGAGTCCTTAGCTGAACctaaagcaagaaaagaagatagaaATGTACCTTCTGTTGTGATATGTAGTAATAAAAACGGAAGATGGACTACTCTGGAGTAAGAATGCCACAGTTGCAAAAAGATCATCAAAGGCTTGGTAACCATGCAAGATAGACATTTCAACTTCAGTAGACAGGTCcagaaaagaaggaaagaacAAGATAAATAAAGATAATCCTACCACAACTGTCATATAGGACATCAGCTCCAAGGATAATGTTTGGGCACAGACAGAAGGTTTGTGTATCCCACACACCCCATGTAAGTCCGTGTATCtagaagataaaattaaaatacttcaaTGACAGCATGGGCAATGTGAAAATGAAAGACCTCAAATAGATATCTTGCACAAAATAAAGGCAAGAAAGAAGATCTTCATAACACCTAGAGAGGAGACACGCATAAAAACTATTGTTGTTCCAAGGCTTCTGTATGCTCTTAGATACTCAAGTAAAATGGACACAGTTTAACCTTCAACACAAAATGCATCATGTGGAATGAGAATTTGCATATATAGAAAACAAAAGCATGCAGATTACCTTGCAATTGATATCATTTAACTCGCACTGTCTTCTCATATGAGTGAGCACCTGTATATCAACAGACAAACAGTTCTAGTAAAACTGAAGTAAGTATCTTGGTGAATATATGGGTTTCAAGGTGCTGAGAAATAAATTCTTCAAAATGTTTGAGACGTTCTTACTCAGGATCGGTACTTTCTAGCCTACCTACTAGCATCGATTGTTTAGTAATACAATGACATCAATCACTACTGCAATTTCAGATTGTTGATCACTAATACTGAAGCAACATGAGTGTGTGAGACTAGCGTCAATGGTAGCTGTATTTCATATAAAGCATCCCCAGGACAAATTCTACAAGTTAAAACCCAGAAGAGTCTTTTTTTCCCAACAGTTTCTGTAAGCATATTACTTCGAGTTACCAATGTTGTTATGGTCACGCAGATTTTTCATGACAATAAAGGCCTCAAAAATACAGCATTCCTGTTGTGTGATATTATATGCCCAGTTCTTGAACTCAATTTAGATTACCAGTAATATAGATATGTAACATATCCATAGTTTATCAACGCGGTTCAAACACTGTTTCAAGGGCTATGATCAAATAATGAAGTCTCAATACAGTGTCTACTAAAAACTAGTATCAAAATCAGACCTCTGATCTGTTAGAATCGTCAGTCAGCGTCACATCTGCACCCACTTTTGCAGCAACCAGCCCAGGCAACGAGGTCCCTGCCCCAAGCTGCAACCCATATGATAAGTAGATAAAGCACAAATCAAACTAAGAATAAAACACAATACGCAAAACAGGCAACAAACACTGCTAGGCTTCAATATCAATTTGCAACGAGATCATATAATTTTCAATAACAGAAAGAACAAGTAATAGAATAAAGAAAATTGTGGTTCATTACCTCAACCACAGATGCGCCAGTAAAGCGCGACTTTTGTTGCCATACGTACTCAGCTAGAACAATACTGCAAGGCCATACGAACAAACCGTACTCTTCTTTCATGCTCTAGTTACATGCCAAAAGGAATTAGCTGTGTTGAGTCCTTTCTTCCTGTTTCGCTAGCTTTTGAAACTGTACATAATAGAGCTGTGAAATTAGAGATATAAAAGAGAGGAAAGACCTCGATAATGGTGACGGAGAAGCCATCGGCGGTGTCTTCGGAAGTTCCGAAATGGTTGCGAGAAAAAGTAGTCATTACTTCTTCAGCCGGAGATGTACCCGCCGGTTCGCCGTCGTCCCCGTTAGCTACCATGCCGCCGTTGGGAACCTCTACTTTGTTGTTTTACAAATTTATCCCTTTGATTTGCAACACTTTTTCTTATGCGCCTAGGAGTAAATTAGAAAGAAGAAACTTTTGTACATATTGCCCTCAAgggtgtttaattttttatttttctatattaaatgcttaattattatttttgggttACTAGATCTTATAAAACAACATTATGTGTAACTGAAAATTTCTTAATCACATTATTTATtcatagaaaaatatataatttgattattcggtaagatgattgaaaattttttgatattt
This window of the Solanum pennellii chromosome 2, SPENNV200 genome carries:
- the LOC107009371 gene encoding methyltransferase-like protein 23, with protein sequence MVANGDDGEPAGTSPAEEVMTTFSRNHFGTSEDTADGFSVTIIESMKEEYGLFVWPCSIVLAEYVWQQKSRFTGASVVELGAGTSLPGLVAAKVGADVTLTDDSNRSEVLTHMRRQCELNDINCKIHGLTWGVWDTQTFCLCPNIILGADVLYDSCAFDDLFATVAFLLQSSPSSVFITTYHNRSGHHLIGFLMVKWGLKCVKLLDGFSFMPSYKTSSLSGNIQLAEIVLDTANGDAEKLM